A window of Deltaproteobacteria bacterium contains these coding sequences:
- a CDS encoding NfeD family protein, translating to MRTVTRYYLFQIPGWLLAGALVTVLHAWLGLPMWAALTIVGVVVVKDVVCYPFLRKAYQLEAAGAAQLVGLRGVARDTLDPAGYVYVNGELWRARTEPGAPAIPAGAEVRVVQGQRMTLTVARD from the coding sequence GTGCGGACCGTCACCCGCTACTACCTCTTCCAGATTCCCGGCTGGCTCCTGGCCGGCGCGCTCGTGACCGTCCTGCACGCGTGGCTGGGCCTGCCCATGTGGGCGGCGCTCACCATCGTGGGCGTGGTGGTGGTGAAGGACGTGGTCTGCTACCCGTTCCTGCGCAAGGCCTACCAACTGGAAGCCGCCGGCGCCGCCCAGCTCGTGGGCCTGCGCGGGGTGGCACGGGACACCTTGGACCCTGCCGGGTACGTCTACGTGAACGGCGAGCTGTGGCGCGCCCGCACCGAGCCCGGTGCTCCCGCGATACCCGCGGGCGCGGAGGTCAGAGTGGTCCAGGGCCAGCGGATGACGTTGACCGTGGCGAGGGACTAG